From Thermodesulfobacteriota bacterium, one genomic window encodes:
- a CDS encoding NAD(P)/FAD-dependent oxidoreductase, with protein MEKRLMGTNDYKTDVLIVGTGPSAAAAGKRLVDAGLKTIAIDFRKLPRHKICSGILSPRGHRFLIENFGPLPKEALYDPTSCRGVQFHFPNSPTLPMDFAGGPTPHLHRKYSDYWGITRSGVEVHDETSCTGLSTDGKTAVVKARKDGEEVTYTASFVIGADGANSPVRSALYPDYNKHIPWFVAAHKFHEIIECPLDAEYFHFWVNPKLGHYTWSHRRDGKQIIGVGFKQGGNVDEYHQRVVAYLKENHGVILAPADAKEGGAHNFGPSIINRYVFGRGNVLVTGQAAGFFNMLAEGMSCALHSGAIAGESIIESLHEARPVQEIYREQIVSEVNHTTDQWNPIKAVTSDVYEADLWEPIKKLKKRELLSLGSDLWNFLCLYGELNWGRQIMGQSIRRLVTGNYSTKRWL; from the coding sequence GTTGACGCAGGGTTAAAAACAATAGCGATCGACTTCAGGAAACTTCCGCGCCATAAGATCTGCAGCGGCATACTTTCGCCGAGGGGACACCGGTTTCTTATAGAGAACTTCGGCCCGCTGCCGAAAGAAGCGCTTTACGACCCGACCTCTTGCCGCGGCGTACAGTTTCACTTCCCCAATTCGCCTACCCTGCCGATGGACTTTGCCGGCGGACCGACCCCTCACCTGCACAGAAAGTACTCCGACTACTGGGGCATCACTCGCTCGGGCGTGGAAGTGCACGACGAGACCTCATGTACCGGTCTCTCCACGGACGGCAAGACCGCAGTTGTTAAGGCACGCAAAGACGGTGAAGAGGTCACTTACACGGCGAGCTTCGTCATAGGCGCGGACGGAGCTAATTCGCCCGTTCGGAGCGCCCTTTACCCGGACTACAACAAGCACATCCCCTGGTTCGTCGCCGCGCATAAGTTTCATGAAATAATCGAATGCCCGCTCGATGCCGAGTACTTCCACTTCTGGGTTAACCCAAAACTCGGGCACTATACATGGAGTCATAGAAGGGACGGCAAGCAGATTATCGGGGTTGGGTTTAAGCAGGGCGGAAACGTCGACGAGTATCACCAAAGAGTCGTAGCATACCTGAAGGAAAACCACGGGGTGATCCTTGCGCCGGCAGACGCAAAGGAGGGCGGCGCGCACAACTTCGGCCCCTCGATCATAAACCGCTACGTCTTCGGCAGGGGGAACGTCCTCGTAACGGGGCAGGCCGCCGGGTTCTTCAACATGCTTGCCGAGGGCATGAGTTGCGCCCTGCATTCAGGCGCAATAGCGGGCGAGTCGATAATAGAGTCCCTGCATGAGGCACGTCCGGTGCAGGAGATATACCGGGAACAGATAGTATCCGAGGTAAACCACACAACGGACCAGTGGAACCCGATAAAGGCCGTGACGTCGGATGTCTATGAGGCGGACTTATGGGAGCCGATAAAAAAACTGAAAAAACGGGAACTGCTCTCTCTGGGCAGCGACCTGTGGAACTTCCTCTGTCTGTACGGAGAGCTTAACTGGGGCAGGCAGATCATGGGGCAGTCCATAAGGCGTCTTGTTACGGGTAACTATTCGACCAAAAGGTGGTTGTAG